In Mytilus edulis chromosome 4, xbMytEdul2.2, whole genome shotgun sequence, the following proteins share a genomic window:
- the LOC139521791 gene encoding RING finger protein 37-like isoform X1: MVLIFDFCDGRGMSSISCDKVCTDSNPVENLVSVQYQNKMAGFIGENFVRPPVNVTLQFPCNIEVFRVIINPVVGAQKSNGFEIYTCSNKVDTSHLLQNKVHVVSSKSSLFVPIGKMIVDKPGVICFTNGQFRCDESNSLVPPMDQYCYHGELRHGRSSALNFVSHLTVRITRTVSGSAVCIKKLEVLGRPSKSYSDCVLNKLQQLFSPRIRSSDVLDKIQNEKSDNVQQSNCDLFSCNDVDIPEDFIDSITQEIMTMPMVLPCGKNVDQSTLEKHVSAEASWGRMPSDPFTGMLFDSQKKATPNLPLKGRIDQFVLQNLDKLQNIPRTLGRDAKEGPSTSRLVGTENIQQSTCKTDTKQNEYQHNNVGKRKNVFDSVLDLTKTSDPFDEVSLNHGKKSKKEKIIDLTACDSETSTECDEIIDLTSSDALKGSKTHASDLQSSLDSALLTTLGTLPSFTKPVKTKQAPVCCSLCKTVDSQINYKLSCCHYMCRSCLTKSPNTVLCQICKIPTEKRDAVRAHIT; encoded by the exons AT ggttttaatttttgatttctGTGATGGTAGAGGAATGTCCAGCATCAGTTGTGACAAAGTGTGCACAGATAGCAACCCTGTTGAAAATCTGGTATCTGTTCAGTATCAGAATAAAATGGCAGGTTTTATAGGAGAAAATTTTGTCAGACCTCCTGTAAATGTTACTTTACAATTCCCATGTAATATTGAAGTTTTCCGTGTTATTATTAACCCAGTAGTAGGGGCACAAAAATCAAATGGATTTGAAATTTATACATGTTCAAATAAAGTAGACACATCACACTTGCTTCAAAACAAAGTACATGTAGTGTCTAGCAAAAGTTCTTTATTTGTTCCTATTGGTAAAATGATTGTTGATAAACCTGGAGTTATTTGTTTTACGAATGGTCAGTTTAGATGTGACGAATCTAATAGTTTGGTTCCACCAATGGATCAATATTGTTACCATGGCGAACTGAGACATGGAAGATCAAGTGCTTTAAATTTTGTCAGCCATCTTACTGTCAGAATTACAAGAACCGTTAGTGGAAGTGCAGTGTGTATCAAGAAGTTAGAAGTTTTAGGGAGACCTTCAAAATCATATTCAGATTGTGTCCTCAACAAACTTCAACAATTGTTTTCACCAAGAATACGAAGTAGTGACGTTTTAGATaagattcaaaatgaaaaatccgACAATGTGCAACAATCAAACTGTGATCTTTTTTCATGTAATGATGTTGATATTCCAGAGGATTTTATAGACAGTATCACTCAGGAAATTATGACAATGCCAATGGTattaccatgtggtaaaaatgttgACCAGTCAACACTGGAAAAACATGTTTCAGCAGAAGCCTCATGGGGTAGAATGCCAAGTGATCCCTTCACAGGCATGTTGTTTGACAGTCAGAAAAAGGCAACTCCTAATCTTCCACTGAAGGGGAGGATAGATCAGTTTGTTCTTCAGAATTTAGACAAACTGCAAAATATACCAAGGACATTAGGAAGAGATGCGAAGGAAGGACCGTCTACAAGTAGACTTGTGGGTACTGAAAATATACAACAATCAACTTGCAAAACtgatacaaaacaaaatgaatatcaACATAACAATGTTGGCAaaagaaaaaatgtgtttgattctGTTCTTGACTTGACAAAAACTAGTGATCCGTTTGATGAGGTTTCACTTAATCATGGAAAGAAGTCAAAGAAGGAAAAGATAATAGATTTGACAGCGTGTGATTCAGAGACATCTACAGAATGTGATGAAATAATTGATCTGACATCTAGTGACGCTCTAAAGGGTTCAAAAACCCATGCATCTGATCTTCAGAGTAGTCTTGATAGTGCCTTATTGACAACACTAGGTACATTACCATCATTTACAAAACCTGTTAAAACAAAACAAGCACCTGTTTGTTGTAGCCTTTGTAAAACTGTGGACAGCCAAATTAATTATAAACTTTCCTGTTGTCATTACATGTGTAGGAGTTGTCTGACAAAGTCTCCAAACACAGTTTTATGTCAAATTTGTAAAATTCCAACAGAAAAGAGAGATGCAGTGCGTGCACATATCACATAA
- the LOC139521792 gene encoding AP-5 complex subunit sigma-1-like, giving the protein MVHAFLIHTLIPGSTKLLYHQIYAQDSQLSQVPDNGVIGERKRCLVECAAQVHSEYQFRRAVLGRSVEDDVQRIHSEDTLPEFELGYTRLEKDSPFKTEKIAVWLGAGYTCFTLICEKTENRMLAETVLKTLIRFLQQHVGLLTSPTEACTKPERISVILDKFLPQGNLLFTNHRVIRQLEKETESIIKQ; this is encoded by the exons ATGGTCCATGCATTTCTTATCCACACTCTTATTCCAGGTTCTACGAAACTTCTTTACCATCAAATATATGCCCAAGATAGTCAGTTAAGTCAAGTTCCAGACAATGGTGTCATTGGAGAAAGGAAACGGTGTTTAGTAGAGTGTGCTGCACAG GTGCATTCAGAATATCAGTTCAGAAGAGCAGTACTTGGACGATCAGTGGAAGATGATGTACAAAGAATTCACAGTGAAGATACGTTACCCGAGTTTGAATTAGGATATACACGATTAGAAAAAGACTCTCCCTTCAAAACAGAGAAAATTGCCGTTTGGTTAGGGGCAGGATATACATGTTTTACATTGATTTGTGAAAAGACAGAAAACCGAATGTTGGCGGAGACGGTGCTTAAGACATTAATCCGATTTTTACAACAACATGTCGGTTTATTGACTTCACCCACTGAAGCCTGTACAAAACCAGAAAGAATATCAGTGATTTTGGACAAGTTTTTGCCCCAAGGAAACTTACTTTTCACGAACCACAGAGTGATAAGACAGCTTGAAAAGGAAACAGAGAgcattataaaacaataa
- the LOC139521791 gene encoding RING finger protein 37-like isoform X2, giving the protein MSSISCDKVCTDSNPVENLVSVQYQNKMAGFIGENFVRPPVNVTLQFPCNIEVFRVIINPVVGAQKSNGFEIYTCSNKVDTSHLLQNKVHVVSSKSSLFVPIGKMIVDKPGVICFTNGQFRCDESNSLVPPMDQYCYHGELRHGRSSALNFVSHLTVRITRTVSGSAVCIKKLEVLGRPSKSYSDCVLNKLQQLFSPRIRSSDVLDKIQNEKSDNVQQSNCDLFSCNDVDIPEDFIDSITQEIMTMPMVLPCGKNVDQSTLEKHVSAEASWGRMPSDPFTGMLFDSQKKATPNLPLKGRIDQFVLQNLDKLQNIPRTLGRDAKEGPSTSRLVGTENIQQSTCKTDTKQNEYQHNNVGKRKNVFDSVLDLTKTSDPFDEVSLNHGKKSKKEKIIDLTACDSETSTECDEIIDLTSSDALKGSKTHASDLQSSLDSALLTTLGTLPSFTKPVKTKQAPVCCSLCKTVDSQINYKLSCCHYMCRSCLTKSPNTVLCQICKIPTEKRDAVRAHIT; this is encoded by the coding sequence ATGTCCAGCATCAGTTGTGACAAAGTGTGCACAGATAGCAACCCTGTTGAAAATCTGGTATCTGTTCAGTATCAGAATAAAATGGCAGGTTTTATAGGAGAAAATTTTGTCAGACCTCCTGTAAATGTTACTTTACAATTCCCATGTAATATTGAAGTTTTCCGTGTTATTATTAACCCAGTAGTAGGGGCACAAAAATCAAATGGATTTGAAATTTATACATGTTCAAATAAAGTAGACACATCACACTTGCTTCAAAACAAAGTACATGTAGTGTCTAGCAAAAGTTCTTTATTTGTTCCTATTGGTAAAATGATTGTTGATAAACCTGGAGTTATTTGTTTTACGAATGGTCAGTTTAGATGTGACGAATCTAATAGTTTGGTTCCACCAATGGATCAATATTGTTACCATGGCGAACTGAGACATGGAAGATCAAGTGCTTTAAATTTTGTCAGCCATCTTACTGTCAGAATTACAAGAACCGTTAGTGGAAGTGCAGTGTGTATCAAGAAGTTAGAAGTTTTAGGGAGACCTTCAAAATCATATTCAGATTGTGTCCTCAACAAACTTCAACAATTGTTTTCACCAAGAATACGAAGTAGTGACGTTTTAGATaagattcaaaatgaaaaatccgACAATGTGCAACAATCAAACTGTGATCTTTTTTCATGTAATGATGTTGATATTCCAGAGGATTTTATAGACAGTATCACTCAGGAAATTATGACAATGCCAATGGTattaccatgtggtaaaaatgttgACCAGTCAACACTGGAAAAACATGTTTCAGCAGAAGCCTCATGGGGTAGAATGCCAAGTGATCCCTTCACAGGCATGTTGTTTGACAGTCAGAAAAAGGCAACTCCTAATCTTCCACTGAAGGGGAGGATAGATCAGTTTGTTCTTCAGAATTTAGACAAACTGCAAAATATACCAAGGACATTAGGAAGAGATGCGAAGGAAGGACCGTCTACAAGTAGACTTGTGGGTACTGAAAATATACAACAATCAACTTGCAAAACtgatacaaaacaaaatgaatatcaACATAACAATGTTGGCAaaagaaaaaatgtgtttgattctGTTCTTGACTTGACAAAAACTAGTGATCCGTTTGATGAGGTTTCACTTAATCATGGAAAGAAGTCAAAGAAGGAAAAGATAATAGATTTGACAGCGTGTGATTCAGAGACATCTACAGAATGTGATGAAATAATTGATCTGACATCTAGTGACGCTCTAAAGGGTTCAAAAACCCATGCATCTGATCTTCAGAGTAGTCTTGATAGTGCCTTATTGACAACACTAGGTACATTACCATCATTTACAAAACCTGTTAAAACAAAACAAGCACCTGTTTGTTGTAGCCTTTGTAAAACTGTGGACAGCCAAATTAATTATAAACTTTCCTGTTGTCATTACATGTGTAGGAGTTGTCTGACAAAGTCTCCAAACACAGTTTTATGTCAAATTTGTAAAATTCCAACAGAAAAGAGAGATGCAGTGCGTGCACATATCACATAA